A genomic region of Nitrospira sp. contains the following coding sequences:
- a CDS encoding Appr-1-p processing protein, whose amino-acid sequence MLKEVTGDILRTKAEMVAHGVAPNDSYANGLALSLRGQWPAMYKDFRHYCQTFTPKTGELWAWAGAGGVRIVSLFTQESAPSHGAKPGKATIENVNHCLKAFAKLIESEKIRSVALPRLATGVGGLDWKEVKPLIEKHLGHLSIPVYVYATYQPGVQATEG is encoded by the coding sequence ATGCTGAAAGAAGTAACAGGAGATATCTTACGGACAAAGGCAGAAATGGTGGCACACGGTGTGGCTCCGAACGACAGCTATGCGAATGGCTTGGCACTGAGTCTTCGAGGCCAATGGCCCGCCATGTACAAAGATTTCAGACATTATTGCCAAACGTTTACGCCGAAGACCGGTGAACTATGGGCCTGGGCGGGTGCCGGGGGAGTGCGCATCGTCAGCCTGTTTACTCAAGAATCAGCTCCCAGCCATGGAGCCAAGCCTGGGAAGGCCACGATCGAGAACGTCAATCACTGTCTCAAAGCCTTTGCGAAGTTGATCGAGAGCGAGAAAATCCGGAGCGTTGCGCTTCCCCGCTTGGCAACAGGTGTCGGAGGGCTCGACTGGAAAGAGGTGAAGCCGTTGATTGAAAAACATCTCGGCCACTTGTCCATTCCGGTCTACGTGTACGCAACATATCAGCCAGGCGTTCAGGCCACGGAGGGATGA
- a CDS encoding MFS transporter: MQGRSGSLAGAPTTAEQANIGLVENRPLLLTRDFGLVWSGQLISQIGDGVSKLALLWFVYAVTGSPLKTSIIGLLQTIPPIVLGPLIGVYVDRFPKKVLLITSDILRAVLLGLIPCLIPVESFTVSVLYVLVFLHAISTAVFGPALTAAIPEFVPKTKFTAANALLQGTTSLGIIFGPALSGLGIAAYGSQEVLCINAATYLISAGCLALVRFTKSPTHPPSQVTQPTMLQDLVEGIRYGLVTQPGLLLLTGTAALYTFGTSAWTALLPVFARKLLGLGPVEVGYLWSALGVGLLVTSIGLLWVTDWTVKDRMRLIMGASVLSGAALCAFAWTVDPYLAAFFMGLIGCGMGAFTPIAWGIIQEIVPSQMIGRVLGLYGTGAMTAAIGGISAFGWMTEQQGPETSILGIALVFMLTGLVATRMSRVSANT, from the coding sequence ATGCAGGGCCGCTCCGGCTCATTGGCTGGTGCTCCCACCACAGCTGAGCAAGCAAATATCGGCTTGGTTGAGAATCGGCCACTCCTCCTGACCCGTGATTTCGGACTCGTGTGGTCCGGACAGCTGATCTCTCAGATCGGTGACGGGGTTTCGAAGCTTGCCCTGCTATGGTTTGTCTATGCCGTCACCGGCTCTCCGCTAAAGACCTCTATCATTGGGTTGTTGCAGACGATTCCTCCCATTGTCCTTGGCCCTCTCATTGGCGTGTATGTCGATCGATTTCCGAAGAAGGTTCTGCTGATCACCAGCGATATCCTGCGTGCGGTGCTCCTCGGGTTGATTCCCTGTCTGATCCCAGTGGAATCCTTTACTGTCTCGGTGTTGTACGTCTTGGTGTTCCTCCATGCCATTTCCACGGCGGTATTTGGTCCAGCGTTGACCGCTGCGATACCGGAGTTCGTACCCAAAACGAAGTTCACCGCTGCCAATGCCCTGCTCCAAGGGACTACCAGCCTCGGGATTATCTTTGGTCCGGCGCTCAGTGGATTGGGGATTGCCGCTTACGGATCGCAAGAAGTGCTCTGTATCAATGCGGCAACCTATCTGATTTCGGCTGGGTGTCTGGCACTGGTTCGTTTTACCAAGTCGCCCACCCATCCTCCGTCTCAGGTGACACAACCAACCATGTTACAGGATTTGGTGGAGGGGATACGGTATGGCCTCGTGACTCAACCGGGACTCTTGCTTTTGACTGGCACCGCCGCGCTCTATACGTTCGGCACCAGTGCGTGGACCGCATTGCTCCCGGTGTTTGCGAGGAAATTGCTTGGGCTGGGCCCGGTTGAGGTCGGCTATCTCTGGTCGGCGCTTGGCGTCGGCTTACTGGTGACATCAATCGGACTTCTGTGGGTAACGGATTGGACGGTCAAGGATCGCATGCGCCTGATTATGGGCGCCAGCGTATTGAGCGGTGCCGCCCTGTGTGCATTCGCCTGGACCGTTGATCCCTATCTAGCCGCCTTCTTTATGGGACTCATCGGGTGCGGCATGGGTGCCTTTACGCCGATTGCCTGGGGCATTATTCAAGAAATTGTACCCAGTCAAATGATCGGTCGAGTCTTAGGGTTGTATGGAACCGGAGCCATGACTGCTGCCATTGGAGGAATCTCCGCCTTTGGATGGATGACGGAGCAACAGGGCCCTGAAACCAGCATCCTCGGGATCGCACTTGTTTTCATGCTGACGGGCTTGGTTGCCACACGGATGAGTCGAGTGAGTGCGAACACCTAA
- a CDS encoding bacterioferritin: MNDQDTQRAVEILNRIMEHELAGVVRYTHYSLMIYGYNRIPIVSWLKSNADESLAHAHKAGELVTLLGGHPSLKIGTLLETEKHDVGDILRESLEHERGAIAAYYDLLKISEGKSVLLEEFAREMIVGEELHLDEVNKMLRKSGDVQPFRP; this comes from the coding sequence ATGAATGATCAAGACACACAACGAGCGGTCGAAATTCTCAACCGGATTATGGAGCATGAACTAGCGGGAGTCGTACGCTATACGCATTACTCACTCATGATCTACGGCTATAATCGCATTCCTATTGTGTCGTGGCTGAAGAGTAATGCTGACGAGAGCCTTGCCCATGCGCATAAAGCCGGGGAACTGGTTACCTTGCTTGGTGGTCACCCATCGCTGAAGATTGGAACGCTCTTGGAAACCGAGAAGCACGACGTGGGGGATATTCTGCGGGAGAGCTTGGAGCACGAAAGGGGTGCTATCGCAGCCTATTACGATTTGCTAAAGATCTCCGAAGGAAAGTCCGTCCTGTTGGAAGAATTTGCACGAGAAATGATCGTGGGTGAAGAACTGCACCTTGATGAGGTGAACAAGATGCTGCGTAAGTCAGGTGATGTTCAGCCATTTCGCCCCTAA
- a CDS encoding class I SAM-dependent methyltransferase, which translates to MIDAARFYETHALTYLEDRDRSRVGAEVVQSWVRSLPFGASVVEIACGGGYPITQVLVDSGLAVWAIDTSPTLLRQFRLRFPTIPTQCASALDSDYFGRTFEAVISIGLVSFLREDEQLAFLHRVAEILIPRGRFLFTAPVETGIWQDVTTGLDCWSLGRTAYTRALERNGLRVIRTHVDEGENNYYEAEKIGEAAWW; encoded by the coding sequence ATGATCGATGCGGCACGGTTCTATGAAACGCATGCACTGACCTATCTTGAGGATCGAGATCGGTCCCGTGTAGGGGCTGAGGTTGTTCAGAGTTGGGTGAGATCTCTCCCGTTTGGTGCTTCCGTCGTCGAAATCGCCTGCGGCGGAGGGTATCCCATTACACAGGTTCTTGTGGACTCCGGGCTTGCAGTATGGGCGATCGATACATCTCCCACTTTGCTGAGACAATTTCGATTGCGTTTCCCCACGATTCCAACGCAATGCGCGTCGGCCCTTGACAGTGACTACTTCGGGCGGACATTCGAGGCAGTCATCTCGATCGGCCTCGTGTCTTTTCTACGCGAGGACGAGCAGCTGGCCTTTCTGCATCGGGTAGCGGAGATCCTCATACCACGAGGTCGTTTTCTCTTCACGGCGCCTGTCGAAACAGGGATCTGGCAGGATGTCACCACCGGTCTCGACTGTTGGTCGCTCGGTCGAACCGCGTACACTCGTGCTCTCGAACGCAATGGACTTCGCGTGATCCGCACGCATGTCGATGAAGGGGAAAATAATTACTACGAAGCCGAAAAGATCGGTGAAGCTGCGTGGTGGTGA
- a CDS encoding isoprenylcysteine carboxylmethyltransferase family protein, whose protein sequence is MPLLLQPPFVAMLIAMAAGLIHSRLGPWPEVLCMPLIGGILVVAGFTFMIWARMLFTFRGTTLFVGQEASQLVCDGPFRFSRNPMYVGVLVSLLGLALWVGTASMYVAVPFTFMTFNFFHIPREEQRLRESFGERYLTYSKEVRRWL, encoded by the coding sequence ATGCCCCTCCTCCTTCAGCCTCCTTTCGTGGCCATGCTCATTGCCATGGCAGCAGGGCTCATCCATTCCCGCCTCGGTCCTTGGCCTGAGGTTCTCTGCATGCCGCTCATCGGAGGCATACTCGTGGTAGCCGGTTTTACATTCATGATATGGGCCCGCATGCTCTTCACGTTTCGTGGGACCACTCTCTTTGTTGGTCAAGAAGCCTCTCAACTGGTGTGCGACGGCCCCTTTCGATTCTCGCGCAACCCCATGTATGTTGGAGTGCTCGTGTCGTTACTCGGCCTCGCCCTGTGGGTCGGTACAGCGTCCATGTACGTGGCCGTACCGTTCACATTCATGACCTTCAACTTCTTTCACATCCCACGCGAGGAGCAGAGATTGCGTGAATCATTTGGCGAGCGGTATCTCACCTATTCGAAGGAAGTTCGCCGGTGGCTGTGA
- a CDS encoding glycosyltransferase family 4 protein — MRIAQVSPLWESVPPKLYGGTERIVSYITEELVAQGHDVTLFASGDSETTARLEAICPQALRLNTGIFNRDAPMMMLQERGLGAAKGFDIIHSHLDFIGFPLARRNSIPVVTTLHGRQDLPELVPVFREFPEMPLVSISDAQRKPLPWANWAATIHHGLPRNLYTFHPQAQGYLAFLGRISPEKRPDHAIEIAKRTGLPLRIAAKVDPADQNYFEAEIEPLLNHPLIEFVGEISDAEKDDFLGNAMALVCPYDWPEPFGLVLIEALACGTPVLAYRRGSIPEIINHGVTGFICETVSEMVDAVGQVSSIDRQHCRAAFDDRFTAERMARDYVALYERLLEDGSAQAAHAFAAEPHKILGRG, encoded by the coding sequence ATGAGAATCGCACAAGTGTCTCCATTGTGGGAAAGCGTCCCGCCCAAGCTGTATGGGGGTACGGAACGAATTGTTTCGTATATTACGGAAGAGTTGGTTGCCCAGGGACATGACGTCACGCTGTTTGCCAGCGGCGACTCAGAAACAACCGCGCGGCTTGAAGCGATCTGCCCCCAGGCCCTCCGGTTGAACACCGGCATCTTCAACCGAGACGCTCCGATGATGATGCTTCAGGAACGGGGCCTTGGCGCGGCGAAGGGCTTTGACATTATTCATTCACACCTGGATTTCATCGGATTCCCGTTGGCACGGAGGAACAGCATTCCGGTTGTGACGACCTTGCACGGTCGTCAAGATCTTCCCGAATTGGTACCCGTCTTTCGTGAGTTCCCAGAAATGCCCTTGGTGTCCATTTCAGATGCCCAGCGCAAACCGCTACCGTGGGCCAACTGGGCGGCGACTATCCACCATGGTCTTCCTCGAAATCTCTATACGTTTCATCCTCAGGCGCAAGGGTATCTGGCTTTTCTGGGGCGGATCTCCCCTGAAAAACGTCCGGACCACGCGATCGAAATCGCCAAACGCACTGGCCTTCCCTTGCGGATTGCGGCAAAGGTCGATCCGGCCGACCAGAACTACTTCGAAGCTGAGATTGAACCGTTGCTCAACCATCCACTGATTGAGTTCGTTGGAGAGATCTCCGATGCTGAGAAAGACGACTTTCTGGGCAATGCGATGGCGTTGGTGTGTCCTTACGATTGGCCGGAGCCTTTCGGGTTGGTGCTGATCGAGGCCTTGGCCTGTGGAACTCCGGTGTTAGCGTATCGACGCGGATCGATTCCTGAGATCATCAATCACGGCGTCACCGGCTTCATTTGCGAGACGGTCTCCGAAATGGTGGACGCGGTTGGGCAGGTCTCCTCTATTGATCGACAGCACTGTCGGGCGGCCTTTGACGATCGGTTTACGGCGGAGCGGATGGCACGGGATTACGTGGCCTTATATGAGCGTCTTCTCGAAGACGGATCCGCGCAAGCCGCACACGCCTTCGCTGCCGAACCGCACAAGATCCTTGGACGAGGCTAA
- a CDS encoding BON domain-containing protein, which yields MTEQHERVTMTEKISGVLFTRRTRAMITSSRALIVLCLNVLILVPIGVGSAFSETQEKDGATDTKPQPAPAPKVDTSTEHKEATPEKPVPRPQHHPADTDSQPAPHKPSSEHKMPSQLVPPIKADGLPEPEMKERESAKEKESVQEKESAKEKEPAQEKESVKEKEPVKEKQPAKEKHPAKEKQPLKEKDPAKEKESVKEKELAKEKESVKEKEPVKEKEAPKKALGSLILSVKLALMGDSRLFHYEIEVEDDQQTITLSGRVVSEEEKAAATEVAQTIHGVKTVTNKIILDKDLAKSLLKKQDEILTTLIKERFAKSATLKAANFEVKTEDGVVLLNGTVRFQVIALEAAETARQVPGVRAVNTEKIRLEGES from the coding sequence ATGACAGAGCAGCATGAGCGAGTTACAATGACTGAGAAAATCTCAGGAGTGTTATTCACGAGGAGGACTCGCGCGATGATCACATCGTCGAGAGCGCTGATCGTTCTGTGTCTGAATGTGTTGATACTGGTGCCGATAGGTGTGGGTTCAGCGTTCTCTGAAACACAAGAAAAAGACGGTGCGACGGACACGAAGCCGCAGCCTGCTCCTGCGCCGAAGGTGGACACGTCGACCGAGCACAAAGAAGCCACGCCGGAGAAGCCAGTGCCGCGTCCGCAGCACCACCCAGCCGATACCGACAGTCAGCCGGCACCGCACAAGCCATCATCTGAACATAAAATGCCATCACAGCTCGTTCCTCCCATCAAAGCTGATGGGCTGCCTGAACCGGAGATGAAAGAGAGAGAGTCAGCCAAAGAGAAGGAATCGGTTCAGGAGAAGGAGTCAGCCAAAGAGAAGGAGCCAGCACAGGAGAAAGAGTCGGTGAAAGAGAAGGAGCCGGTCAAGGAGAAGCAACCGGCCAAGGAAAAGCATCCGGCCAAAGAGAAACAGCCGCTCAAAGAAAAAGATCCAGCCAAAGAGAAAGAGTCGGTGAAAGAGAAGGAGCTGGCCAAAGAGAAGGAGTCGGTCAAGGAGAAAGAGCCAGTGAAGGAGAAAGAGGCGCCCAAGAAAGCGCTTGGCTCGCTGATCTTGTCCGTCAAGCTTGCCCTGATGGGAGATTCACGGCTCTTCCACTACGAGATTGAGGTGGAGGATGATCAGCAAACGATTACCCTGAGCGGGCGTGTGGTGAGTGAAGAGGAAAAGGCTGCTGCAACGGAAGTTGCACAGACCATTCATGGCGTGAAGACCGTCACCAATAAAATTATTCTGGACAAGGACTTGGCAAAGTCGTTGTTGAAAAAACAGGATGAAATCCTGACGACGCTCATTAAAGAACGCTTCGCCAAGAGCGCCACCTTGAAAGCGGCAAACTTCGAGGTGAAGACCGAGGACGGTGTTGTCCTGCTCAACGGAACCGTACGTTTTCAGGTGATCGCACTCGAAGCTGCCGAGACGGCTCGTCAAGTGCCAGGTGTTCGAGCTGTGAACACCGAGAAGATACGGTTGGAGGGTGAGAGCTGA
- a CDS encoding cation-translocating P-type ATPase, whose translation MAWYAKPTEALAGELQTDLSVGLNADEATRRQAQEGPNELPEAPPPSLLKLFLSQFSSLIVWVLIGAAIVSGLLEDWIDAVAILAIVFLNGVLGFVQEFRAERSLAALRKMSVAMARVIRGGALQSIPARELVTGDVIALEAGDRIPADSRLFYTTNFQAQEASLTGESTPVYKQAERLDTAEVPLADQHNMVFMGTVAVSGKARGLVVATGLGTELGRIAAMIQKAAEAERAETPLQRRLEQFGQTLLWLALGVVTVVFTLGYLRGEPLVEMFLTSVSLAVAAVPEGLPAVVTITLALGVTRMAKRHALIRKLPAVETLGSATVICTDKTGTLTKNEMTVTHVIMDNVHFEVTGEGYEPSGEIRPLPVSHAPSPLPAGIHHLLTTSVLCNGAALRQENGVWQIIGDPTEGALLVAAAKAGLTKDELERRAPFVREVPFDAERKMMTIVRRTEQGPVAYCKGAPDVLLNRCTGRVTLEGRTEALDEAHRQLISEANASLAQQALRVLGVAYKPIGQPASSDEEVERDLVFLGLLAMKDPLRPEATEAVRLCRDAGIRTAMITGDHKETAIAIARELGLHRDEGVALSGAELDGLSDEQLTQRVECVSVYARVSAEHKLRIVEAWKRNGAVVAMTGDGVNDAPAIKAADIGVAMGIAGTDVTKEAADMVVTDDNFASIAAAVEEGRGVFDNIRKTVHFLLSCNVSEVLVMLFATLFGLPLPLLPIHILWMNLVTDGFPALALAVDPKAPDLMRQPPRQAQARLLDGGRLWAIAGEGLMLSVIALGAFWCSLFMWKQPIEQARTVAFTVMVAAQLVHVFNCRSDRWSLFQMGVTTNHALIWAVVVSVALQVGILTIPFMEPIFKVASLPIEDWELMVAMALLPLAIVEAVKWFQRRASAGLQKAQGDQ comes from the coding sequence ATGGCTTGGTATGCCAAACCGACAGAAGCTCTGGCTGGTGAACTTCAGACAGACCTCAGCGTTGGTCTGAATGCCGATGAAGCGACACGCCGGCAAGCGCAAGAAGGTCCCAACGAACTGCCTGAGGCTCCTCCTCCCTCGCTGCTGAAGCTCTTTCTCTCGCAGTTCTCAAGCCTCATCGTGTGGGTGCTGATCGGGGCGGCCATTGTGTCCGGGTTGCTGGAAGACTGGATCGATGCGGTGGCGATTCTGGCCATCGTGTTTCTCAATGGTGTGCTGGGGTTTGTGCAGGAATTTCGAGCCGAGCGATCGTTGGCGGCACTGCGCAAGATGTCAGTCGCGATGGCCCGCGTCATTCGTGGCGGTGCGTTGCAGTCCATTCCGGCACGGGAACTGGTCACAGGAGATGTGATCGCCCTCGAAGCGGGTGACCGCATTCCTGCGGATTCACGCCTGTTCTATACGACGAATTTCCAAGCTCAAGAAGCGTCACTCACCGGCGAATCGACACCCGTGTACAAGCAGGCAGAGCGACTCGATACCGCCGAGGTGCCGCTCGCCGATCAACACAACATGGTCTTCATGGGTACCGTCGCGGTTTCGGGTAAAGCCCGCGGGCTGGTGGTGGCGACAGGACTCGGCACGGAATTAGGTCGGATTGCGGCCATGATTCAGAAGGCTGCCGAAGCGGAGCGTGCTGAAACACCGTTGCAGCGGAGGCTGGAACAATTCGGCCAGACACTTCTGTGGCTGGCGCTCGGCGTCGTCACGGTGGTGTTCACTCTCGGATATCTCCGCGGGGAGCCGTTGGTCGAGATGTTTCTTACTTCGGTGAGCCTCGCCGTCGCAGCCGTACCAGAAGGCCTTCCTGCTGTCGTCACGATTACGCTGGCCTTGGGCGTAACCAGGATGGCCAAACGACATGCGCTGATTCGCAAACTCCCCGCAGTCGAAACACTGGGTTCTGCCACCGTGATTTGTACCGACAAGACCGGCACCTTGACGAAGAATGAGATGACCGTGACGCACGTGATCATGGACAACGTCCACTTCGAAGTGACTGGCGAGGGGTATGAACCATCTGGAGAGATCCGCCCCTTGCCCGTCAGTCATGCACCCTCACCCCTTCCAGCAGGCATTCATCATCTGCTCACTACGTCGGTTCTCTGCAATGGGGCGGCATTGCGACAGGAGAACGGAGTCTGGCAAATCATCGGTGATCCGACCGAAGGGGCACTGCTCGTGGCAGCGGCGAAGGCTGGTCTGACGAAAGATGAGCTGGAGCGCCGGGCACCGTTCGTACGCGAAGTGCCGTTCGATGCTGAGCGGAAGATGATGACGATCGTCCGCCGAACGGAGCAAGGCCCTGTGGCGTACTGCAAAGGAGCGCCTGATGTCCTGCTGAACCGTTGCACTGGACGCGTCACGCTGGAGGGTCGGACTGAGGCCCTGGACGAAGCGCATCGGCAGCTGATCAGCGAAGCCAACGCCTCGTTGGCTCAACAAGCCCTCCGCGTACTAGGTGTTGCGTATAAGCCCATTGGGCAACCGGCAAGTTCAGATGAAGAAGTTGAGCGCGATCTGGTCTTTCTCGGCCTCCTCGCGATGAAGGATCCCTTGCGGCCCGAAGCGACAGAGGCGGTGCGCCTCTGTCGGGATGCGGGTATCCGTACTGCCATGATCACTGGCGATCATAAGGAGACCGCGATCGCGATTGCGCGTGAATTAGGCCTGCATCGCGATGAGGGGGTGGCGTTGTCCGGGGCAGAGCTGGATGGCTTGTCCGACGAGCAGTTGACGCAACGGGTCGAGTGCGTGAGTGTGTACGCCCGTGTGTCGGCGGAGCACAAGCTCCGGATCGTCGAGGCCTGGAAGCGGAACGGGGCCGTTGTCGCTATGACGGGCGACGGAGTGAACGACGCGCCCGCCATCAAGGCTGCCGATATCGGAGTGGCCATGGGCATCGCCGGCACGGATGTGACGAAGGAAGCGGCCGATATGGTCGTTACCGACGATAACTTTGCTTCGATCGCCGCAGCGGTGGAAGAAGGCCGAGGGGTATTCGACAACATCCGGAAAACGGTACATTTTCTCCTGTCGTGCAACGTCAGCGAAGTGCTTGTCATGCTGTTCGCGACGCTCTTTGGCCTGCCGCTTCCGCTCCTGCCGATTCACATTCTGTGGATGAATCTCGTGACGGACGGCTTTCCTGCTCTTGCGTTGGCAGTCGATCCGAAGGCGCCGGATTTGATGCGGCAGCCGCCGCGACAGGCCCAGGCCCGCTTATTGGACGGTGGGCGGTTGTGGGCCATCGCCGGCGAGGGGTTGATGTTGTCGGTCATCGCCCTAGGCGCGTTCTGGTGTAGCCTATTTATGTGGAAACAACCGATTGAGCAGGCACGGACCGTGGCCTTTACCGTGATGGTCGCCGCGCAGCTGGTGCATGTCTTCAATTGCCGGAGCGATCGCTGGTCGCTATTCCAGATGGGTGTGACGACCAACCATGCCCTCATCTGGGCTGTGGTGGTATCTGTTGCCTTACAAGTCGGTATTCTAACGATTCCGTTCATGGAGCCTATCTTCAAGGTCGCGTCGCTCCCGATTGAAGATTGGGAACTGATGGTGGCTATGGCGCTTCTCCCGTTGGCCATTGTCGAGGCGGTCAAGTGGTTTCAACGACGAGCAAGCGCCGGGCTTCAGAAGGCACAAGGCGATCAATGA
- a CDS encoding MFS transporter, which yields MSDVRTHSQGTGSTPSRARGWELVKTRDFGFLFAGQTVSQIGDSLNKVALLWFVYDLTGSALKMAVVGLLQTLPPLLFGPLIGVYLDRVRKKPVMIGVDLLRTLMVLLIPVLFAMDALSLDRLYILVFATALFSTVFGPALTSAVPFIVPKERLIAANALLQTTTNVGLLVGPAVSGLGIALIGAQNVLYVDAATFFISALCLFPIRVHERIDRLGVARKGLTEGIASDLMVGFRFVFVEQKTVTLLMLTATLYSVGISAFIFLLPVFAKEVLGVGPIQLGWLWSALGAGMVLASLGLTSIAQGDVPWRLRFMSGALAVGGIAVAALGFFDTPIAAGVLIAVIGGSTAMFTPLVWTMLQELTPEHLLGRVFTSFATGGMASSMAGMAGFGWAADHIGPAASLGGISLILLLTAATAWLFSFYKAHSRGLAGSSSSSFTSQPSTAQS from the coding sequence ATGTCAGACGTACGTACGCATTCACAAGGGACTGGTTCCACTCCGAGCCGTGCTCGAGGCTGGGAGTTGGTCAAAACGAGAGACTTCGGTTTTTTGTTCGCCGGCCAGACGGTCTCTCAGATCGGTGACAGTCTTAATAAGGTCGCGTTGCTCTGGTTCGTATATGACCTAACCGGCTCGGCGCTCAAGATGGCGGTAGTTGGACTGCTCCAAACACTACCTCCCCTGCTGTTTGGGCCACTCATTGGTGTCTATCTGGATCGCGTTCGAAAGAAGCCGGTGATGATCGGCGTGGATCTTCTCCGAACCCTGATGGTGCTCCTGATCCCGGTGCTCTTTGCAATGGACGCCTTGTCGCTTGATCGGCTGTACATCCTTGTATTTGCCACAGCACTATTTTCCACGGTTTTCGGGCCGGCATTGACCTCGGCGGTTCCTTTTATTGTGCCCAAAGAGCGGCTGATTGCCGCCAATGCCTTGCTGCAGACGACGACCAACGTAGGGCTTCTTGTGGGTCCTGCCGTCAGCGGCCTTGGGATTGCGCTCATCGGAGCGCAAAACGTGCTCTATGTCGATGCGGCTACGTTTTTTATCTCTGCGCTTTGCCTGTTCCCCATTCGGGTGCATGAAAGGATCGACCGTCTTGGTGTTGCACGCAAAGGGTTGACGGAAGGCATCGCCAGCGATTTGATGGTGGGTTTCCGCTTCGTGTTCGTCGAACAGAAGACCGTCACACTTCTCATGTTGACGGCTACCCTTTATAGTGTCGGCATCAGTGCCTTCATCTTTCTCCTGCCGGTCTTTGCGAAAGAGGTGCTTGGCGTGGGGCCCATCCAGCTTGGATGGCTGTGGTCGGCATTGGGGGCCGGGATGGTGCTCGCGTCTCTCGGTTTGACATCGATTGCGCAGGGCGACGTACCTTGGCGTCTGCGATTCATGTCCGGCGCCTTGGCGGTCGGCGGCATTGCTGTTGCCGCACTTGGTTTCTTCGATACTCCCATCGCTGCCGGAGTCTTGATTGCGGTGATTGGGGGAAGCACCGCCATGTTTACGCCCTTGGTATGGACGATGCTCCAAGAATTGACGCCGGAGCATCTCCTCGGGCGAGTCTTTACGAGCTTCGCAACGGGGGGGATGGCCTCTTCAATGGCTGGAATGGCTGGTTTTGGATGGGCGGCTGATCACATCGGTCCTGCCGCCAGTTTAGGAGGGATCAGTCTCATTCTTCTTCTGACGGCTGCGACCGCGTGGTTATTCAGTTTTTATAAAGCACACTCCCGGGGATTGGCCGGTTCTTCATCCAGCTCCTTTACCTCGCAACCAAGCACTGCCCAATCATAG